TACATTTGCACTGACGAACACCCTCAAGACTGGACAGATCCAAGAGTCCAAGCAAGTAAAACCTTAAAGGGCAAAAAGTGTGGAGGTCGCAGTAAAATAACGACGTTTTACTTAAGGACACAATACTTTCCAATCGCTCTTGTTTAACCCAGCTAAAATGTGTCACTGCTTTTGAACAGACTGTGGTAATTATCAGGACAGTCATGTACAGATGCCTAATTCTGCCTGCAAAACATTCGTTAATAAACAGTTAAGTCATGGGAATGAAAGACCCATCTACGGAACCATCACTCATCATATCTAAAGATTACAGAGCTGGACTCAGAGCCACGCTGGACGCGGGTTGAAAGTCCCATGAGAGGCCCTCTCCTTACAGCTGTCCCTCAGCAAGGAAAACCTGCCAGAACTGCtcaagtgaaataaaaaaaaactttgtaaGTATATCTGCTTAACCGGAAAAGTGTTTGCCAAAATCCCAGCGAAACAATTACTTGTAATTAAGTTACCAGCTACCCAGCTAAGTATAAGATACTTGAATGAATCCATAGAAATTTCATATTTCCTTCACTGCCAGGTAGTATTCAGACTTAATGATTTCCAGTGACAATCTACAAATAATGTTACGTTATCAGCTTGAAACTCACCATGGCTTTGTTGGACACGACCGATTTCTAAAAATATTAATGTAACCGCTTTGATAAGCGCCGTTATTTATTTTCCCAGCTGTAACTCGCCCCGGTTTTCGACGTGGCAAGAGCACCGCTCGCCGCCAGCCTGTCTTCCGTGTACGTCCAGTTTCCGGTCTCGGGTGACAACAAAGCGTCGCGCTGAGAAGGTTCCGCCTTCGGCACGTATTTCTTGACGCATCGGTCATAAGCCCCACATGGGGGCAGCATGGAGAGGAAAATTAATTTCGCTGCTGGCTATTTATATCACCCATTGCCTGCCTACTGTTCAGTATCGTGTTTCCCAGTTTGTTCTTGGACCGAGAATGTAATTTTGCCCCTGCTTACGCCATGTTCTCCAGTTAAACTCTTCTCCATTTTAAAAGTTATGTTTCAAGGATTATTTTCTTGCTCTCAAACaaagtattaggaataaaataagAATGACTCACGTATCATATCACATCTCCAACCTGCTGGAGAAAATGACATCTACTGACAAAGATTTTAGGTAAGTCTACACATTTAACAAACTTTAGGACAACTGTTTACTTTAAACGTAAAACGTATATGGAAATGAAAATCGATTTTCCACAGTCTGATAATTAATCATGTATTTATATTGATATTTTTGTGCgccatttaatttaaaatattccgAAGTTATTTCCCTACAGCACTTAGTCATAGTACATGGAGGACAGTCGGAGTGACAACTGGCATCGCTgcatataataattattttagtttgacgtacattatataatttgtatttatgtttACGGAAACGCAGACGTAAACAAATTAATAGTTTCTCCATTTTAAGGTATGTTATAATTAATCATGACTGATGTTATGTATGTAGTAGGCTAATTAATGTGTTTAACCTGATAACACTAACTGAACATTTTCCAATTAAGAAAATGGTTTGTCACGCAATAAACATGtaataaaaatagaataacttgtacttaccgaaatatttatttgttattaaataatgaaaatctTTTGACGTTTATTAGGCATAATACAAGGCGCTGCCACAAGTTGCAGTGTTTTTGGAAAAAATATAATACTTGTATGTTTGAATTTGGAAAGCAAACGATCATGCAAAAAAAGATCATTAAAGATATGGAGAATGTGTTGAATCTGGCATCTTATTGCGGAATTTGTACTATTTTGTACTACTATTTACACCACgaaaatactgtaaaaacaaacaacaacaaaaatagaGTAACTATAAGGTTAAGAAATTTGCTCCACCTACACTCTGCCTGGGTCTTATACTAGTAACCTTGTTTGTTCCACTTGACCGTAGCACTACCTTCTGTCCATGCATGAAAATAGGTATATCATCAGTTGTTTATAGCATTACATACAGCTGGACTTCTTTAGTATATAGTATATTAAAGCCTAATTGATGGCCCACTCATTATTGACTTTAGGTTTATGGCCACCAATGACCTGATGATGGAACTGCAGAAGGACTCCATCAAGCTAGATGAGGACAGTGAGAAGAAGGTTGTGGCCATGCTGCTGAAGCTTCTCGAAGACAAGAACGGAGAGGTCCAGAATCTGGCAGTGAAGTGGTGAGAGAAAACTGTCCCTTCGACCTGCAggggccccctggtggagaACGTTTGAAACATATTCATCCACCAACCCGATTATTTGTGATGATTTATCTGTTTGTGGTCAAACTTGCCTAGACAGAAACACAGGTAGTACGGTATATAAATGAACGGGGACTTGGCATTAATACAGACCTTGTTTGTAAATCCATGCTTACATCGATCCATATATCACACCGATGTTTGTTTGTATGTGGTATTTCGGGCAAATCTGAGTGGCTGTGCTGTTCGCTGTGCAGCTTGGGCCCGCTGGTGAACAAGGTGAAGGAATATCAGGTGGAGACCATGGTGGACACCTTGTGCTCCAATATGATGTCAGAGAAAGAGCAGCTGAGGGACATCTCCAGCATGGGGCTAAAGACCATCATTGCAGAGCTTCCTTCCTCCTCTTCGGGTATTTACTCTCTTGGATAACTGTGTTTTGCTGTTTCTCTGATGATTTTGTTCAAAATGTAACCTATAGTATTTATAGGGATATTTTCAGTGGATTAATTGAAGATCAAAGCTCAAAGGTGCTGGCATGCTATTTGGATTGTGACCCAGAAACCTTCAGTTCATCAGTCCATCATCTTAATCACTGGTGAAATTTGTTGACACTGTTCAGTATTACTTTACCCTGTAGCTTAGGGATAAGGAAAGTAAAACAGAGGCGCTAACTCAGAACATCGCTGACATAGATTGGAAATTGTCTTAGAGCTGATAGCCAACTTTCTTAACTAAtgactgtacagtatgtacaggAGGTGGACAGAGTAACAGAAACACCACATGAAAAAACACTGTTAACTATGAATTGACTAAATTGTATTCGCAAACAGAGCTATGAAGGTGAACGCAGACGTGGAAATTTAagttccagaaagtaaaaatctagaccaaaattttgtttcagccaaccagttgagtactgtcACAGTGACTCAACTGAGTGTTTGATTTTTACTTCCTGGATATTACATATTGGGGAGCGCGGACCAAGGAAGCAGAGGCAGGACTCGAGCTGTCGGGAGAATATGAGGTTTAATCAAAGGGAGGACACGATCGGGAGACAACCACATgacgtcaatgaccagactggggaaacataccgTAACGcgaacttaaatacacaggactaatcaacatgactggaaacagctggtgacttaaggattccacacgaggtaccgaggggggcgtggcacacgggaggatcggacgagcagggtaTGACACTGGAGCTGAAATTTTCACCTCTGCTTGAAAAGTCTGGAGTTGTTCTGAAGACAAAGGGTTGCCCAGCTTCTTTCTGGGGCCTGgactttaatatatttttattttattttgtgcacCCCCTGTACATACATCCACTTTCACTGGATGTCCACTTCAATTAAACCTCAAGCTTTTTTACTATGTGTTATGGAAGCAGCGGAAACATACAGATTTGTGTGCCTTGCAGGTCTGAATCTTACAGTCAGCGTCTGCAAAAAGATTACGGCCCAGTTGATCGGGGCAATAGGGAAGCAGGACGATGTGTCGGTGCAGCTGGAGGCCCTAGACATCTTGTCGGACATGTTGAGCAGGTAGTGTGTTTTTCTTAGTATGATATATGGCGTCCATTTTCACCGAATGTTTAAGGAAGATGCCAGCTCGCGGTGAGTGGGATTATCTTGGACTTTCAAAGAAAGTCACCATCTGGAATCATTGACAGGCCCACAGTCAGTAGTGCTTCAAGCTTATGCAGTGTTTTGGGGGAGGCAACAGTAAAAGTGCACCCCATTGGAAGATGCCATCCTGGCCAATTGGCCACCTTGCCCTTGCCAGGATTTGCCACTGCCAAGTGGGGGTGCCGTAAGTGGGGGATGTTAGGATGATTGCAAATTTGGAACATAGTTAGATTGGTCTGGGCTGGGGGTTCCATATCACTGGCAGCACCCCTACTGCCCACAATAATCCCATGGCCTGGTGGGTATAAAGGTCCGGCTGCTTGAGCAGATCCTCGCTGAGTCCCGTGCCCCCCGCAGGCTGAGCGGCACACTCCTCAGCTTCCACGCATCCATCCTGGACAGCCTCCTGCCCCAGCTGACCAGCCCACGGCTGGCCGTCAGGAAACGCGCCATCATCGCCCTCAGCCACCTGGTGGCATGCTGCAACAGCGCCCTCTTCAGCCAGCTCATGGAACACCTGCTCGCGGAGCTCTCCCCTGGGAAGGTGACCTCGGCCACCCGCACCTACCTCCAGTGTCTGGCCACAGTCAGCCGACAGGGGGGGCACAGAATAGGTGAGCAGTGCATCCTGTTTACAGGTGCTAGACTTGTAttgtttaaatgtattaaataaatatcCCCTGGGCTATGGGGATATAATGAGTCGAGGGGCACAGTGTTCCTAGCTCCTcatgtatgggtgtgtgtgcaggggAGGGTTCAGGTTCCCACTGTGTTACCAGCCATACAAAACTGAATTTGCATCCGTACACTTATATACTTCACTGATTGAAATCTTACCCGCGTTTCCACAGGGCAAAGAAATAAGTCATTAAAACTGGATGAGATTACTGATGCATGGTAATAAGTCATATCATTGTCATAAGTAGCTGCATGACTCAGGATCTGATTCACACTAGGAGGTTTATTGTAATACAGCTATGGTGAAAGACATAGTACTGAATCTGTGCTGCTGTTTGTTCACCCATCCAGTCTATTGTAGgggacacacacgcacacacagaatTATACCGTCCACCTTCAGACGGCTTATCCAGGCCTGGGTCATGGGGGCAGAattggagcctgtcccaggcagcataggatACAAGTCAGGGGTACACGCAGAACAGGATGCCAACCTGTTGTACTTGTGGCAgtaattacacaaaaatgttctgagggcagaaagaaaaatgattggttcagagagataaccaatcagattatagaggaggcaggaccaagacatctgattggttggtcccatcTCCTTTACTTGCTTCGACCTACCCCTTCTACAATCTGATCGATTATCGTTCCAACCATACAGGCACATATTATTAGTGCCCAGTAGAAGGCAGTATTGCATCAGAGTGGTTCATCTGCTTCTCTATTGGTTAattttgtcacaggtgaacacCTGGAGAAGATAATCCCACTGGTAGTGAAGTACTGCGGTGTTGAGGATGATGAGCTGAGGGAGCACTGCTTTCAAGCCTTTGAGGCTTTTGTGCGCAGGTGAAACAGCTCGTATATTTTATCAGACGTTCCTGTGTACTGCAGCTTCACGAGAGTAAATCAGAACATGCAAGATTTTTAATTCCAGTGACAAACACAGACAATCTATAGCAGTCATGACTTTCTGTTAGATACATAACCAATAacaattatttgtgttattGTTATTTGTTATTGTCTTGTAAGGTGCCCCAAGGAAATGTCATGTCATATCTCCACAATCATCAAACTTTGTTTGAAGTACATTACGTATGACCCCAACTACAACTATGATGCTGAAGAAGATGAAGACGAGTCCATGGACATTGAAGATGACGACCAAGGTGTCACATATTACCCTCCACATGTTCTGAAATAGTGTTGTTGAGCAAACATGAATGGATAGTGGTTTCATGTCTGTATTCATCTGTCATTTTGCACGAGTAATCATGACAGCAATACTTATTTTTACCCTCAACCTGATTCCTGGCCCATCCAACCGTCACTTCACCAGGGTCCGATGAAGAATACAGTGACGACGACGACATGAGCTGGAAGGTTCGGCGTTCCTCTGTGAAATGCTTGGAGGCTGTGGTCAGCACACGGAGAGACCTGCTGTTGGAGTTGTATGGGTCTGTGGCAGCCGCCCTAGTGGGCCGCTTCAAGGAGCGCGAGGAGAACGTCCGCACTGAAATCTTCCTGGCCTTCATCTCCTTGCTCCGGCAGACACGACCGCTGCAGGGCTCTCCCCAGCCTGGAGATAAGGAAGACCCAGCACTTACCTTGCTAAAGAAACAGGTAGAGAGGAGACAATGCTGCACCTTCCCATGAACATCGCTTCCCCCAGGGCAGAAGTGTCAAAGATCCATAATGTTCTCTTAGTATTGTTACTGGTTTTGCAGGTCCCCACTATCGTAAAGGCTTTACACCGACAGCTGAAGGAGAAGAGCATCAAGTCCAGGCAGGGCTGTTTCAGTCTTCTCACCGAGCTGGCCGGCGTGGCGCCAGGCATCCTGGGAGACCACATACCAGCACTCATTCCTGGTGACCACAGGATTCCAACTAACATTTGTCCCTCAAAAGCCATACAAATAATGTCAGATAATATACAGGGTAGCTAAAAGTATAGTGGACATGTACTTTGAACCTGAAGGTTACCAATGTGAGACTCAGGAACTGCCCTACTATAGTACTCTTAAGAAAGTATTTTGAATTTATGAAATGTGTCTTAGTTGTAAAAGTATAGTTAATACTTGACTCCATTATGTTACTTACTGTCAAAATGGAATGTTAAGAGTTAACAGAAAATAGCCTGAAGTAACGGCAATGTTTCTTTCCACCAGGTATTGTGTATTCTCTCACAGATAAGTCCACCTCCTCCAACATGAAGATTGATGCTCTCTCCTTCCTCTACGTTCTCCTTTGCAATCAGTCTCCTGATGCATTTCACCCGCACATCAGTGTCATCCTACCCCCTGTGGTCTTGTGCATTGAAGACCCCTTCTACAAGATCACGTCAGAGGCCCTCCTGGTCACACAGCAGATCGTGAAGATCCTGAGGCCCCTTGAGAAACCCCAGTCTTCAACCTTTGATACCAGGCCTTATGTGAAGGACCTTTTTGCTGCTACTCTTAAACGGCTGAAGGCAGCAGATATTGACCAGGAGGTGAAAGAGCGAGCAATCTCTTGCATGGGCCATATTGTATGTCATCTGGGAGACCAGCTAGGTGCTGACCTACAGTCCACCCTGCAGATCTTCTTGGAGAGGCTGAAGAATGAAATCACAAGGTTGACCACAGTGAAGGCACTCACCCTTATAACAGCATCTCCACTCAAAATTGATTTGAGGCCAGTGCTCCCTGAAGGTGTTCAGATCCTAGGCTCCTTCTTGAGGAAGAACCAGCGTGCTCTCAAGCTAAGTACTTTGACAGCCCTGACTGTCTTGGTGACGAATTATAGTGACAGTCTCAAGCCTCCGATGATGGAGTCAGTTGTGAACGAGCTGCCTGCCCTCATCAGCGAAAATGACATGCATGTGTCCCAGATGGCCATCACACTGCTCACTTCCATGACTAAAGTTTGCCCTTCTTCTCTGACCAAAATTGGCAGCAATGTTCTGCCAGAAGTCCTCAACTTGGTGCATTCTCCTCTGCTGCAGGGTGGAGCCCTTGGAGCCATCCTTGAATTTTTTCAAGTACTTGTGGTAACTAAGGCCAGCAACATTGGTTACAATGAACTCCTTAAGGCCCTCACAGGCCCTTTCTATGGTTCTGAGAAGTCCAGAAACACCATGCCAATGCACAGACAGTCATATTACTCTGTGGCTAAATGTGTGGCTGCACTTTCCACCACATGCCCAAatgaggcctcagcaatgaTCAATAACTTTGTCCAGGAGGTCAAGAGTCCGAAGTCATCAGAGTCGACGAGGATCCTGTCATTCCTGTGTCTTGGGGAGGTTGGCCGGTGCATGAATTTGGGAGGCCAGAAGGAGCTGAAGACAATCATACTAGAGGCCTTCTCGTCCCCGCATGAGGAGATCAAGACAGCCGCTTCTTATGCCCTTGGTAACATCTGTGTGGGGAACTTGAAGGAATATCTTCCCTTTATGCTGAAGGAGATCGGCAGTCAGCAGAAAAGACAGTACTTACTACTGCACTCCCTGAAAGAAGTGATCAGTGCTTCCTCGGCCGAGAGCCTGATGCCTCATGTGGAGGAAATCTGGGCACTGCTCTTCAAGCACTGTGAGTGTGCAGAGGAAGGCACACGGAACGTGGTGGCAGAATGCCTGGGCAAGCTAACCCTAGTCAACCCCTCTCAGCTCTTGCCCCGGCTCAAGAAGCAGCTGTCTTCAGGTAATAGGTAACAGCATCATCAGGCCAGGAAAACTTGCTTTTATGCAGCTGACATGGGAAACCTTTCATTTCAGGTTCTCCTCACTCCCGCAGTACTGTGGTCACAGCCATTAAGTTCACCATTGTTGATCAGCCCCAGCCCATAGATGCACTCCTCAAAGACTGCATAGGTAAGAGGATGAACAAGACAGCTTGGATGTGTAATGGGAGTGTTGTGTTGCTCAGTGGGTTTGGATGCTGTGCCCGTAAAGGGAAAGTCTCCAGTTCATATTTTGTGGTCAAcagaatgatttcaccattaggcccttaactcccaattgctccagggactggctgaccctgctctctcaattgcatgtcgctttggataaaagcatctggtaaataaataaatgcaatgacTCAGGtggtgtctgtgactgtgtgtgtatttttttgtttgcctgtCAGGTGACTTCCTGAAAACACTGCAGGACCCAGACCTGAATGTGAGGCGAGTGGCCCTAGTGATGTTCAACTCAGCGGCTCACAACAAGCCTGCGTTGATTCGAGGGTTACTCTCCTCTGTCCTTCCATTCCTCTACAATGAGACCCAGATTAGAAAAGAGCTCATCCGTGAGGTATCACATCACTGTCTGTGGATGTAGCAGTTAGAAATAAAACACATAttgcagggctattcaactcacggtcctcaagggctgagccctgctgattttccagccttccttcacctgtgagccaggtgtgaagcctctgaccaatcagaattagtcattattaaactaactacctgggagaactgaaaacacggcctggatttggaatcgagggcctgagttgaatagccctgacaTATTGTGTTTCATGGTGTTCCAATTCAGGGGTTGCATCCTTCTAAGACTGAGCTGAAAGCGTTGTGAAATGGGACGGTCTGCACTACAGTTAATTTCCTATTTGCATCACCAGTTGTTCTTGCTCCTACCCTTGCATCACAAAACGCCGCTCCAATTACCTAGCCGGGACACATCCACTTTACCTCCACGCAATTAATGTTGGGATAGACTGGGCCATGAAGGCTCTATCAGGGGCATCCTTCCAAGCACGGGAGAAGGACGCATTCCTAGGTCGCACTTGAAGGAGCtttgaaatgggacagccttgaTTGTTCAGCCTTGACCTTCATATGCTGCCTTTGAAGGATGCAACGCCTATACTGGGACACAGCCAATGTGTACCCAGAGGTACTGCAGCAGGTCTCCTCCCAGGAGGATTATTAAGAAGTACCTGTTAGCTGATGGATCTTCTAATGCAGGTAGAGATGGGCCCCTTCAAGCACACAGTTGATGACGGACTAGATGTCCGGAAGGCAGCATTTGAGTGTATGTATACCTTGCTGGACAGCTGCTTGGATTGCCTGGACATCTTTGAGTTCCTGAATCACGTGGAGGAAGGTCTAAAGGATCATTATGACATCAGGGTaaaatgagaaatgcatgcaaatgTTAAAGACTTGAAATTATCACACGTTCCCTGAGTTAAATCTGAACTTAAGGTtgttataataaaatgtatcaAATAGTTATATGACTAGAACTTTGTACTAGACAGGAAGTGTGCTTCAAAATGAGTCATGTTAACCTAAACCTCTTCTCTCTTTAAGATGCTCACCTTTATCATGCTGGCCAGACTTTCCTCACTGAGTCCCAGTGCTGTCATGCAAAGACTTGACCGACTGGTTGAGCCGCTTCGAGCCACATGCACTACCAAGGTAACACACTGCCTAGCACTACTCCTGCAGCCTTCAGTGCAGGGGATGTCCTTATAGGACCATATAAACCACCTTTGTGGATAAATACGATTGTGTATCACAGCACAGTCAAGGGAGTTCTTCATTCAAGGTTGTGTTAGAAGCTGCTGAATGTTAATGAGATTCAAGCAAGACATTGTGCTATATTTCCAGTAGAGGGCAGTATTGTTTCAAAACAATACAAACAATGTGCTCCATAACCACAGGTGAAGGCTGGC
This genomic interval from Paramormyrops kingsleyae isolate MSU_618 chromosome 8, PKINGS_0.4, whole genome shotgun sequence contains the following:
- the cand2 gene encoding cullin-associated NEDD8-dissociated protein 2, yielding MTHVSYHISNLLEKMTSTDKDFRFMATNDLMMELQKDSIKLDEDSEKKVVAMLLKLLEDKNGEVQNLAVKCLGPLVNKVKEYQVETMVDTLCSNMMSEKEQLRDISSMGLKTIIAELPSSSSGLNLTVSVCKKITAQLIGAIGKQDDVSVQLEALDILSDMLSRLSGTLLSFHASILDSLLPQLTSPRLAVRKRAIIALSHLVACCNSALFSQLMEHLLAELSPGKVTSATRTYLQCLATVSRQGGHRIGEHLEKIIPLVVKYCGVEDDELREHCFQAFEAFVRRCPKEMSCHISTIIKLCLKYITYDPNYNYDAEEDEDESMDIEDDDQGSDEEYSDDDDMSWKVRRSSVKCLEAVVSTRRDLLLELYGSVAAALVGRFKEREENVRTEIFLAFISLLRQTRPLQGSPQPGDKEDPALTLLKKQVPTIVKALHRQLKEKSIKSRQGCFSLLTELAGVAPGILGDHIPALIPGIVYSLTDKSTSSNMKIDALSFLYVLLCNQSPDAFHPHISVILPPVVLCIEDPFYKITSEALLVTQQIVKILRPLEKPQSSTFDTRPYVKDLFAATLKRLKAADIDQEVKERAISCMGHIVCHLGDQLGADLQSTLQIFLERLKNEITRLTTVKALTLITASPLKIDLRPVLPEGVQILGSFLRKNQRALKLSTLTALTVLVTNYSDSLKPPMMESVVNELPALISENDMHVSQMAITLLTSMTKVCPSSLTKIGSNVLPEVLNLVHSPLLQGGALGAILEFFQVLVVTKASNIGYNELLKALTGPFYGSEKSRNTMPMHRQSYYSVAKCVAALSTTCPNEASAMINNFVQEVKSPKSSESTRILSFLCLGEVGRCMNLGGQKELKTIILEAFSSPHEEIKTAASYALGNICVGNLKEYLPFMLKEIGSQQKRQYLLLHSLKEVISASSAESLMPHVEEIWALLFKHCECAEEGTRNVVAECLGKLTLVNPSQLLPRLKKQLSSGSPHSRSTVVTAIKFTIVDQPQPIDALLKDCIGDFLKTLQDPDLNVRRVALVMFNSAAHNKPALIRGLLSSVLPFLYNETQIRKELIREVEMGPFKHTVDDGLDVRKAAFECMYTLLDSCLDCLDIFEFLNHVEEGLKDHYDIRMLTFIMLARLSSLSPSAVMQRLDRLVEPLRATCTTKVKAGSVKQEFEKQEELRRSAMRAVAALLSIRDIEKSTAMADFASQIRSNAEMSSIFESIQKDDSTSGITETMDTS